From a region of the Pontixanthobacter gangjinensis genome:
- a CDS encoding MBL fold metallo-hydrolase: MFKKFAIGLVAIGAIGAALALLFQQQVGSAIFERAVEQRSGRDSMASLADGLHIGMCGTGSPFPNPDRAGPCNIVIAGNQMFVVDIGEGGARNLNLMGIPLGKLDGVLLTHFHSDHIDGMGPLMLFHWTQGTATAPLPVYGPQGVGTVVDGFNQAYLLDHGYRIAHHGEAIVPPTGGGAAAMPFTIGANSVVLLEKDGLKITAFPVNHTPVSPAVGFRFDYKGRSIVISGDTAKSASLERAASGADLLVHEALAPNLVNNMTISLDKAGQTNTATITRDILDYHASPEEAAESAQVAGVKQLVLSHLVPPIPSAYFYPAFLGDAAKKFDGPITVGEDGMFFSLPAGGKEIQKRTLF; the protein is encoded by the coding sequence ATGTTTAAGAAGTTTGCAATTGGTTTGGTAGCAATCGGCGCGATTGGTGCTGCCTTGGCTCTGCTTTTCCAACAGCAAGTCGGGTCGGCCATATTTGAACGCGCGGTAGAACAGCGCAGCGGGCGTGACAGCATGGCGAGCCTGGCGGACGGCCTCCATATCGGCATGTGCGGTACAGGATCGCCGTTTCCCAATCCTGACCGCGCCGGCCCATGCAATATAGTGATAGCGGGTAATCAGATGTTCGTGGTCGACATTGGCGAAGGCGGTGCGCGCAATCTTAATTTGATGGGCATTCCGCTGGGCAAGCTCGACGGGGTGCTGCTGACCCATTTCCATTCAGACCATATAGACGGCATGGGGCCGTTGATGCTGTTTCACTGGACGCAGGGCACCGCGACAGCGCCCCTGCCCGTTTACGGCCCGCAAGGCGTGGGCACAGTGGTCGACGGATTCAACCAAGCCTATTTGCTCGATCACGGATACCGCATCGCCCATCATGGCGAGGCAATCGTCCCGCCAACAGGCGGGGGCGCGGCGGCCATGCCCTTCACGATTGGCGCAAATTCAGTTGTCCTGCTGGAAAAAGATGGACTCAAAATCACCGCTTTCCCCGTCAACCACACACCGGTTTCGCCCGCAGTGGGCTTCCGCTTCGACTATAAAGGACGCTCAATCGTGATCAGCGGAGACACCGCTAAATCCGCCTCTCTAGAACGCGCAGCCAGCGGCGCGGATTTGCTGGTGCACGAAGCTCTCGCGCCCAATCTGGTGAACAATATGACCATCTCGCTCGACAAGGCAGGACAAACCAACACCGCGACAATCACCCGCGACATTCTCGACTACCATGCCTCCCCAGAGGAAGCTGCAGAATCGGCTCAAGTCGCGGGCGTGAAGCAGCTTGTGCTCAGCCACCTCGTCCCGCCTATCCCGAGTGCGTATTTCTATCCAGCGTTCCTCGGCGATGCGGCCAAAAAGTTTGATGGCCCGATCACCGTAGGAGAAGATGGCATGTTCTTCAGCCTTCCTGCTGGTGGAAAGGAGATTCAAAAGCGAACTCTCTTTTAG
- the tsf gene encoding translation elongation factor Ts translates to MAGISVADVKTLREKTGAGMMDAKKALTEAGGDIEAAVDALRAKGLATAQKKSSRTAAEGLVGVAVEGTRGVAVEVNSETDFVAKNEQFQDFVRSTTTAGLGVDGDDVEALKAAAYPTGGTVAEKLTNNVATIGENQQVRRMKTVTVTNGVVVPYVHNAAAEGLGKIGVLVALESEAGADVLEPLGKQLAMHIAAAFPQALNADGLDADMIERERAIAAEKAAESGKPENVQEKMVEGAVKKFAKENALLSQVFVMDNKTAIADVVANAGKDAGKEITLVDYVRFQLGEGIEKEESDFAAEVAAAVGG, encoded by the coding sequence ATGGCTGGAATTTCAGTCGCTGACGTTAAAACACTGCGCGAGAAAACCGGCGCTGGCATGATGGATGCCAAGAAGGCGCTGACTGAAGCTGGTGGCGATATCGAAGCAGCGGTTGACGCGCTTCGTGCAAAGGGCCTCGCCACTGCACAGAAAAAATCAAGCCGCACCGCGGCAGAAGGCCTCGTTGGCGTTGCTGTTGAGGGCACTCGCGGCGTTGCTGTCGAAGTGAACTCCGAAACCGATTTTGTTGCGAAGAACGAGCAGTTTCAGGACTTCGTTCGCAGCACCACCACCGCAGGCCTCGGCGTCGATGGTGATGATGTTGAAGCTTTGAAGGCGGCGGCTTACCCGACTGGCGGAACCGTTGCTGAAAAGCTGACCAACAATGTTGCGACAATCGGTGAGAACCAGCAGGTCCGCCGGATGAAAACCGTGACTGTGACGAACGGCGTTGTCGTTCCTTACGTCCACAACGCGGCTGCAGAAGGCCTCGGCAAGATCGGTGTCCTGGTTGCGCTTGAAAGCGAAGCCGGCGCTGACGTGCTTGAGCCTTTGGGTAAGCAATTGGCAATGCATATTGCTGCTGCATTCCCGCAAGCTCTGAACGCTGACGGCCTCGACGCAGATATGATTGAGCGCGAGCGCGCGATTGCTGCAGAGAAAGCTGCTGAAAGCGGCAAGCCTGAGAACGTTCAGGAAAAAATGGTTGAAGGCGCAGTGAAGAAATTCGCCAAAGAAAACGCACTTCTCAGCCAGGTTTTTGTGATGGACAACAAAACGGCGATTGCAGACGTGGTTGCCAATGCTGGCAAAGATGCTGGCAAGGAAATCACTCTGGTCGATTACGTCCGCTTCCAACTTGGTGAAGGCATTGAGAAAGAAGAAAGCGACTTCGCAGCGGAGGTTGCGGCTGCTGTTGGCGGTTAA
- the rpsB gene encoding 30S ribosomal protein S2 has product MAAPTVSMQQLIEAGAHFGHQTHRWNPRMKPYIFGARNGVHIIDLSQTVPLFARALEFVQSTTRAGGKVLFVGTKRQAQEPIAEAARRSGQHFVNHRWLGGMLTNWKTISGSIRRLKTLEEQLSGEISGLTKKEILQLTRERDKLELSLGGIRDMNGIPEVMFVIDANKEELAIKEANVLGIPVVAVLDTNVDPSGIAFPVPANDDAARAVRMYCDAIAEAAMSGKGGNVADSGVDIGAMAEPPVEA; this is encoded by the coding sequence ATGGCGGCACCTACCGTCTCAATGCAGCAATTGATCGAGGCCGGAGCGCATTTCGGCCACCAGACACACCGCTGGAATCCGCGGATGAAGCCATATATTTTTGGCGCGCGCAACGGTGTTCACATTATCGACCTTTCGCAGACCGTGCCGCTGTTCGCGCGCGCTCTCGAATTCGTTCAGTCGACAACCCGCGCAGGCGGAAAAGTTCTGTTCGTCGGAACCAAGCGTCAGGCGCAAGAGCCTATTGCTGAAGCAGCGCGCCGTTCCGGCCAGCACTTCGTCAATCACCGCTGGCTTGGCGGAATGCTGACCAACTGGAAAACAATCAGCGGTTCGATCCGCCGCCTGAAAACTCTTGAAGAGCAGCTTTCAGGCGAAATCTCGGGTCTGACCAAGAAGGAAATCCTTCAGCTCACTCGTGAGCGTGACAAGCTTGAGCTTTCGCTAGGCGGTATCCGTGATATGAACGGCATCCCTGAAGTGATGTTCGTGATCGACGCCAACAAGGAAGAACTCGCAATTAAGGAAGCCAACGTATTGGGTATTCCGGTTGTTGCGGTTCTCGACACCAACGTTGATCCTTCGGGCATTGCATTCCCTGTTCCAGCAAATGATGACGCAGCCCGCGCCGTACGTATGTATTGCGATGCGATTGCTGAAGCTGCGATGTCAGGCAAAGGCGGTAATGTCGCTGATTCAGGCGTTGATATAGGCGCGATGGCAGAGCCACCGGTCGAAGCATAA
- the pssA gene encoding CDP-diacylglycerol--serine O-phosphatidyltransferase has product MSVEPKHDEDPRIGPKSAEDETPFTGRRIKGLPLRAVVPNAITAAALCSGLTGIKFAISGDWSAAILAIILAGVLDGIDGRIARLLKAQSRFGAELDSLADSLSFGMAPAIIFYLWTLQDLPRVGWFASLAFAICCALRLARFNAQIDTDEQPHKSAGFLTGIPAPVAAGVAFLPFYLWMATGFAEFRDPWLNAAWMLAIAFLMISNIATLSWTSIRPRRNVRLELIAFIGLLFTALLMEPWWTLSVICAGYLALMPLGVIRYSKIKRQRANAASNLPD; this is encoded by the coding sequence ATGAGCGTAGAACCCAAGCATGACGAAGATCCACGTATTGGCCCGAAGTCAGCAGAGGATGAAACGCCGTTTACGGGGCGCCGGATCAAGGGGCTTCCGCTTCGCGCGGTGGTTCCTAATGCGATTACAGCAGCAGCGCTTTGTTCTGGCCTGACCGGGATCAAATTTGCAATATCTGGCGATTGGTCGGCGGCAATTTTGGCGATTATTCTTGCTGGCGTTCTTGACGGTATTGATGGTCGTATTGCCCGTCTGCTGAAGGCGCAATCGCGGTTTGGCGCTGAGTTAGACAGCTTGGCCGATTCGCTATCTTTCGGAATGGCACCTGCGATCATTTTCTATTTGTGGACGCTGCAGGACCTGCCAAGAGTTGGCTGGTTCGCGTCTCTGGCATTTGCGATCTGCTGCGCGCTGCGTCTGGCGCGTTTCAACGCTCAGATCGATACCGACGAGCAGCCGCATAAGTCGGCCGGCTTTCTAACGGGAATTCCGGCGCCGGTTGCTGCTGGTGTAGCGTTCTTGCCATTTTATTTGTGGATGGCGACGGGCTTTGCTGAATTCCGCGACCCGTGGCTCAACGCAGCGTGGATGCTGGCGATCGCATTTCTGATGATTTCCAACATTGCGACGCTGAGTTGGACATCGATACGGCCTAGGCGGAATGTTCGGCTTGAACTCATCGCCTTTATCGGACTCTTATTTACCGCATTGCTGATGGAGCCGTGGTGGACCCTGTCGGTAATTTGCGCCGGTTACCTCGCGTTGATGCCGCTTGGTGTAATTCGCTACAGCAAGATCAAGCGGCAGCGGGCAAACGCTGCGAGCAATTTGCCGGACTAG
- a CDS encoding phosphatidylserine decarboxylase — translation MAGDLLDNQGRGEAGWQWPSIHPEGRKFGAIAGALAAVFFLFGVGIIGWPLAGLTAGILAFFRDPERVVPQDDRAIISPADGQVSMITQVDPPAELIGEDGTGAPGLIPGQVTRISIFMSVFDVHINRAPISGSVRRLVYIPGRFLNADLDKASDENERQHILIERSDGLLIGFTQIAGLVARRIIPFVKPGDMVASGQRVGLIRFGSRVDVYLPAGTSAKVMLGQRTIAGETVLAELGEQKLLEGVSQ, via the coding sequence ATGGCAGGTGATCTTCTAGACAATCAGGGGCGCGGTGAAGCGGGCTGGCAATGGCCCTCTATTCATCCCGAAGGCCGTAAGTTCGGCGCGATTGCGGGTGCACTTGCAGCGGTGTTTTTCTTATTTGGCGTAGGCATCATCGGTTGGCCTTTGGCTGGGTTAACCGCCGGTATCCTTGCGTTTTTTCGAGATCCCGAACGCGTTGTCCCTCAAGATGATAGGGCGATAATTTCTCCCGCTGACGGGCAAGTGTCTATGATTACACAGGTTGACCCACCGGCAGAATTGATCGGTGAGGATGGAACGGGCGCTCCCGGTTTGATTCCGGGCCAGGTGACCAGGATATCGATTTTCATGAGCGTGTTTGATGTGCATATCAACCGTGCGCCGATTTCCGGTTCGGTTCGAAGATTGGTTTATATTCCCGGCCGGTTCTTGAATGCTGACCTCGACAAGGCCAGCGACGAAAATGAACGCCAACATATATTGATTGAACGCAGCGATGGCCTGTTAATCGGATTTACCCAGATCGCAGGGCTGGTTGCACGCCGGATTATCCCCTTTGTCAAACCGGGAGATATGGTCGCCAGCGGACAGCGTGTGGGGCTGATACGGTTCGGCAGCCGTGTTGATGTTTATCTACCGGCGGGCACCAGCGCCAAAGTGATGCTGGGCCAAAGAACTATAGCAGGTGAAACCGTGCTCGCGGAATTGGGCGAACAGAAACTTTTAGAAGGCGTTTCCCAATGA
- a CDS encoding beta-ketoacyl-ACP synthase III: protein MQPTHHPVISSTGLFTPQESISNAELVESFNAYVAKFNADNADAIAAGEVESLSASSVEFIEKASGIKARHVMSKAPILDIDTMAPRWPERSNDEISVLAEIGVIAAKEALERAGRDAKDVDAVLCAASNMERAYPAMAIEIQQALGIDGFGFDMNVACSSATFGIQTAADYVRSGNARSVLVVSPEITSGHLNWRDRDSHFIFGDVATAVLVEDSSIAPAQHWDILGTKLKTVFSNNIRNNFGFLNRAHPETAGNADKLFVQEGRKVFKEVVPMVAQMIVDEAERLEIDPTGLRRMWLHQANTGMNRLIAHRVLGHEANEDESPTVLDSYGNTSSAGSIIAFHLHGADLKDGDTGLICSFGAGYSAGTVFVRKVG from the coding sequence ATGCAACCAACACATCACCCTGTAATTTCATCGACCGGTTTGTTCACCCCTCAGGAGAGCATCTCCAACGCGGAACTTGTCGAAAGCTTCAACGCGTATGTGGCGAAGTTCAATGCCGATAACGCAGATGCGATTGCCGCCGGCGAGGTCGAGTCGTTGTCCGCCAGTTCTGTAGAATTCATCGAGAAAGCGAGCGGCATAAAGGCACGGCACGTTATGTCGAAAGCCCCGATCCTCGACATCGATACAATGGCCCCACGTTGGCCGGAACGTAGCAATGATGAAATCTCGGTTCTTGCTGAGATCGGGGTGATTGCCGCCAAGGAAGCTTTGGAACGCGCCGGCCGCGACGCGAAAGATGTCGATGCGGTTCTGTGCGCAGCCTCGAATATGGAGCGCGCCTATCCGGCGATGGCGATTGAAATCCAGCAGGCTCTGGGAATCGATGGTTTTGGATTTGATATGAATGTTGCGTGTTCGTCTGCAACCTTCGGCATTCAAACGGCTGCGGATTATGTCCGCTCGGGCAATGCGCGCTCGGTTTTGGTGGTGAGTCCGGAAATCACCAGTGGCCATCTCAATTGGCGCGACCGGGACAGCCATTTCATATTTGGTGATGTCGCAACGGCGGTACTGGTCGAAGATTCGTCTATCGCGCCAGCGCAGCATTGGGATATTCTAGGCACCAAGCTGAAGACGGTTTTTTCCAACAACATCCGCAACAATTTTGGCTTTTTAAACCGTGCTCACCCTGAAACCGCTGGTAACGCGGACAAACTGTTCGTTCAGGAGGGGCGCAAGGTCTTCAAAGAAGTCGTCCCGATGGTCGCACAAATGATTGTGGACGAGGCAGAGCGGTTGGAAATCGATCCCACTGGACTGCGCCGGATGTGGCTGCACCAGGCCAACACCGGTATGAACCGGCTGATCGCGCACCGCGTTCTAGGACATGAGGCGAACGAGGATGAGAGCCCGACTGTGCTTGATTCATACGGCAATACGTCGAGCGCTGGTTCGATTATCGCATTCCATTTACATGGTGCCGACCTGAAGGATGGCGATACAGGGCTGATCTGCAGTTTCGGTGCTGGCTATTCAGCAGGTACGGTATTTGTCCGCAAAGTGGGCTAG
- a CDS encoding TonB-dependent receptor, with product MRKILLSTTAFTLALGAAGTVQAQDSAAGEQEEMVDEDIIIVTATRRAEDVQDIPIAVTAVSPVQLERQGVVNVQEITQVSPSFSTSNAQTSSGSVVLRIRGVGTTSNNIGFESAVGVFVDGAYQSRPGIALSEFVDIERVEVLRGPQGTLFGRNTSAGALNITNKRPDLSEFGGFANATYGNRDLMSVQGAVNVPLVEDTLALRVTGAYRERDGYITVVDGTGARVGESNGVDQYLIRGQLGWETDSGIRGRIIGDYSKSKAPFGAAIELLQSPVETAGLFGLVGLGPRGGMAGPVVATDRFDQTTAEAAADSRIASANFAPITKADQWGVTGEIEIPLGDSADIIYIGSYREYDSFEKYDSDFSGIDVFNVDANLTGIETMTHELRVQGDALDGRLSWLVGAYYSTEDISQSVSFSLGQDYGELIGALFFAPTGGALGANPLTVLSGGVDPAGTTNTNLYAQNSKSWSVFTHNTFDITDALSLTIGLRYSDESKDGSFAQGNNTNAICPAILASIGAGGVPGPLINNVFGTGCFAFTAPADLPQAAVFPLPRTFNSKFKDNELIYTGKLSYAFADPVNVYASFTHGYKSGGFNLDSTAAAGGADPRFASEIVDAYEVGLKAKLIDNAVTLNIAAFREEFKNFQVLEFTGAQFQTFNVPKANTQGVEIEATIRPSDSLTINTGLTYTDANYPSDCAGTQTAINVTNLCGNSLTNAPEIVGIMGATYERDLGDSLDFFITAQGRMTSDSRTSTQAFDPAIATSRVLVPFDIQDGNVKLNLRAGIGSQDDRWALELFAVNVTNQITRGVTFNTVLRSGSRSAFIQEPRSYGLTLRTKF from the coding sequence ATGAGAAAGATTCTGCTTAGTACGACGGCATTTACATTGGCACTTGGTGCTGCGGGGACCGTTCAGGCACAAGATTCCGCTGCCGGCGAACAGGAAGAGATGGTTGATGAGGACATCATCATCGTTACCGCAACGCGCCGGGCGGAAGATGTTCAAGACATTCCTATCGCTGTTACAGCGGTTAGCCCGGTTCAGCTGGAACGTCAGGGCGTCGTCAATGTCCAAGAAATCACTCAGGTTTCCCCTAGCTTCTCGACTTCGAACGCACAGACATCTTCGGGCTCGGTCGTTCTCCGTATTCGCGGTGTCGGTACGACATCGAACAACATCGGTTTTGAAAGCGCGGTTGGTGTTTTCGTGGATGGTGCATATCAGTCACGCCCCGGTATCGCTTTGTCGGAATTTGTCGACATCGAACGGGTTGAGGTTCTTCGTGGCCCACAGGGCACTTTGTTCGGCCGGAACACTTCGGCTGGTGCGCTGAATATCACCAACAAACGCCCTGACCTGTCGGAATTTGGCGGCTTCGCCAATGCGACATACGGCAACCGCGATTTGATGAGCGTGCAGGGCGCGGTAAACGTTCCACTGGTTGAGGACACTCTCGCGCTCCGCGTGACTGGTGCCTATCGTGAACGTGATGGCTATATTACTGTAGTTGATGGCACTGGTGCCCGCGTTGGTGAATCCAACGGTGTTGATCAATATCTGATCAGAGGCCAACTCGGTTGGGAAACCGATAGCGGCATCCGTGGCCGTATCATCGGTGATTATTCGAAGAGCAAGGCACCATTTGGTGCAGCGATCGAATTGCTCCAGTCTCCAGTAGAAACTGCCGGTCTGTTCGGTCTCGTTGGGCTAGGCCCACGCGGCGGTATGGCTGGCCCAGTTGTTGCAACCGACCGGTTTGACCAGACCACGGCAGAAGCTGCCGCAGATTCGCGGATCGCATCTGCCAATTTCGCACCGATCACGAAAGCTGATCAGTGGGGCGTAACCGGGGAGATTGAAATCCCGCTCGGCGATTCGGCTGACATCATCTATATCGGTTCGTATCGCGAATATGACTCGTTCGAGAAATACGATTCCGATTTCTCCGGTATCGATGTGTTCAATGTTGATGCCAACCTGACTGGCATTGAAACCATGACCCACGAACTTCGTGTTCAAGGTGATGCGCTTGACGGACGGTTGAGCTGGCTTGTTGGCGCATATTATTCGACAGAAGACATTTCACAATCGGTCAGCTTCTCGCTCGGTCAGGATTATGGCGAACTAATCGGGGCGCTGTTCTTTGCACCCACCGGCGGCGCCTTGGGAGCAAACCCTCTGACCGTTCTGTCCGGTGGCGTTGACCCTGCTGGAACGACCAACACAAACCTCTACGCACAAAACAGCAAGAGCTGGTCTGTGTTCACGCACAATACCTTCGATATCACTGACGCGTTGAGCCTGACCATTGGCTTGCGTTATTCGGACGAGAGCAAGGATGGTTCGTTTGCACAGGGTAACAATACCAACGCAATCTGTCCCGCGATCCTCGCGTCTATCGGAGCAGGCGGCGTTCCTGGGCCTTTGATTAACAATGTGTTCGGCACAGGTTGTTTTGCCTTCACCGCTCCGGCTGATCTTCCGCAAGCTGCTGTGTTCCCGCTTCCACGGACCTTCAATTCGAAGTTCAAAGACAACGAACTGATTTACACTGGTAAGCTCAGCTATGCATTTGCCGATCCGGTCAATGTCTATGCCAGCTTCACGCACGGTTACAAATCAGGCGGCTTCAACCTCGATTCAACAGCCGCTGCTGGCGGGGCGGACCCACGCTTCGCTTCGGAAATTGTAGATGCCTATGAAGTCGGCTTGAAAGCGAAGTTGATCGACAATGCCGTGACGCTGAATATTGCTGCGTTCCGCGAAGAGTTTAAAAACTTCCAGGTTCTTGAATTCACCGGGGCTCAATTCCAAACCTTCAACGTTCCCAAAGCGAACACGCAAGGTGTTGAAATCGAGGCGACTATTCGGCCAAGCGACAGCCTGACGATCAACACAGGTTTGACCTATACCGACGCAAACTACCCATCGGATTGTGCGGGTACGCAAACAGCGATTAACGTGACAAACCTTTGCGGAAACTCGCTTACCAATGCGCCTGAAATTGTCGGTATCATGGGTGCGACCTATGAACGTGATCTGGGCGATTCCCTGGATTTCTTCATCACCGCCCAGGGCCGTATGACTTCGGATAGCCGGACTTCGACGCAAGCGTTTGACCCAGCAATCGCGACGTCCAGAGTATTGGTTCCGTTTGATATTCAAGACGGTAACGTCAAGCTGAACCTTCGTGCCGGTATCGGTTCGCAAGATGACCGCTGGGCGCTGGAACTGTTCGCTGTAAACGTGACCAACCAGATCACACGCGGTGTTACATTCAACACCGTTCTACGGTCCGGTTCGCGTTCGGCATTTATCCAGGAACCACGCAGCTATGGTTTGACACTGCGTACCAAGTTCTAA
- the rlmB gene encoding 23S rRNA (guanosine(2251)-2'-O)-methyltransferase RlmB — translation MARHKKERALRGRAGRMQGGRGSGRASSGQVRLWGRHAVEAALKNPERQHHKLWAVREALETLDGELPEGFPVEYAQAADLARHVTKDTPHQGLVLECAPLEDIHLEDVLGAGADRPLVILDQVTDPHNVGAILRSAAAFGAAAIVTQDRHAPPESGVVAKSASGALETVPWVRVVNLSRALDEIAEAGYWRIGMAGEAEATFAEALPAGPIALVMGAEGEGMRQNIKAHCDSIARLPISSSIESLNVSNAAAIALYAIATRAS, via the coding sequence ATGGCCAGGCACAAGAAGGAACGCGCGCTGAGAGGGCGCGCCGGTAGAATGCAAGGCGGACGCGGGAGCGGTCGCGCTAGCTCAGGCCAAGTGCGCCTATGGGGCCGTCATGCAGTTGAGGCTGCGCTGAAAAACCCAGAACGCCAGCATCACAAGCTTTGGGCCGTACGAGAGGCGCTTGAGACTTTGGACGGAGAATTACCCGAAGGCTTTCCGGTTGAATATGCGCAGGCTGCCGATTTGGCTCGCCACGTGACCAAAGACACCCCGCACCAAGGTTTGGTGCTGGAATGCGCGCCTCTGGAAGATATTCATCTGGAGGATGTTCTAGGCGCGGGAGCGGACCGACCTCTGGTGATTCTCGATCAAGTCACTGATCCGCATAATGTGGGAGCGATTTTGCGATCTGCCGCCGCATTCGGAGCAGCAGCAATTGTAACGCAAGACCGCCATGCGCCTCCGGAATCAGGTGTTGTCGCCAAATCTGCTTCGGGCGCACTGGAAACAGTGCCGTGGGTGCGCGTTGTCAACTTGTCACGCGCGCTCGATGAAATTGCCGAGGCCGGATATTGGCGGATCGGCATGGCCGGAGAAGCCGAGGCAACTTTTGCAGAGGCGCTTCCAGCAGGTCCAATCGCGCTGGTAATGGGCGCGGAAGGCGAAGGCATGCGGCAAAACATTAAAGCGCATTGCGATTCGATCGCGCGGCTCCCGATCAGCAGTTCGATCGAAAGCTTAAACGTTTCTAATGCAGCGGCGATTGCGCTATATGCGATTGCGACGCGGGCATCTTAG